The following proteins are co-located in the Leptospira weilii genome:
- a CDS encoding DUF2225 domain-containing protein, with the protein MTASALAQGKKISFRAKEDTVCPICNEVHQKENMFQGGGRLIAGKLTIELRRLYEKNKKFGRVSPNDYVISVCPRCLYSSFSKDWSALDGEESEKIRSQFETRRSNLEKILGPLDFYQDRNLVLGAASYLLAIECYQNRKVTVAPTPKKAVCAVRGAWYFDDLNNDFPNMGFDKVRDLLYQKSASWYTETMEIMQSGSEPVDQASYLLGPDTDKNWAFDGVIYLSAYLTMKFKDELAPDPATKLNLLVRAKRTLSRLYGSGKGSKSKPSVIIDMAKELYDEYNKLIEEMGGEK; encoded by the coding sequence ATGACAGCCAGCGCTCTCGCACAAGGAAAAAAGATCTCATTTCGTGCAAAAGAAGATACGGTTTGTCCGATCTGCAACGAAGTCCACCAAAAGGAAAATATGTTCCAGGGTGGAGGTCGTTTGATTGCCGGAAAACTTACCATAGAACTCAGAAGACTCTATGAGAAGAATAAGAAGTTCGGCCGTGTAAGTCCCAACGATTATGTCATCAGCGTTTGTCCCCGTTGTCTTTATTCCTCATTTTCAAAAGATTGGTCCGCGTTGGACGGAGAAGAAAGCGAAAAGATCCGTTCTCAATTTGAAACAAGACGTTCCAATTTGGAAAAAATTCTCGGTCCTCTCGACTTTTATCAAGACCGCAATTTGGTTCTCGGAGCGGCTTCGTATCTTCTTGCAATCGAATGCTACCAAAATCGCAAAGTCACCGTTGCCCCCACTCCCAAAAAAGCGGTCTGTGCCGTTCGAGGCGCTTGGTATTTCGACGATTTGAATAACGATTTCCCGAACATGGGTTTTGATAAGGTTCGGGATCTTTTGTACCAAAAATCCGCAAGTTGGTATACCGAAACGATGGAAATCATGCAGAGCGGATCGGAACCGGTAGACCAAGCCTCGTATCTTTTAGGCCCGGATACCGATAAGAATTGGGCATTTGACGGAGTGATCTATCTTTCCGCCTACCTCACGATGAAATTTAAGGACGAACTCGCACCGGACCCGGCGACCAAACTCAATCTTTTAGTAAGGGCAAAAAGAACCCTTTCCAGACTCTATGGTTCAGGAAAAGGATCCAAGTCCAAGCCCTCCGTCATTATCGATATGGCAAAGGAACTCTACGACGAGTACAACAAGCTCATCGAAGAAATGGGAGGGGAAAAATAA
- the truA gene encoding tRNA pseudouridine(38-40) synthase TruA — protein sequence MNYALLVEYDGLCFHGFQTQKDLPSIQENLEKAAKVLLKEEIAITGAGRTDTGVHARGMVVNFKTIKIVQNFGKFLLSMNAITDSGLSILGMTEVDEDFDSRFSCNSREYEYLILNTKYPRPTWKNRAFWYQHKIDVPRLKAELELLKGEHDFRSLAKAASMKDRSTIRTILDARLERSPEWEGLLKIKIRANGFLHNMIRILTGTLLEIANGKRKATNILDILSSKDRTIAGITLPPYGLYFLRAYYDSNPEIDFMYSRRDFQN from the coding sequence ATAAACTACGCCCTCCTCGTCGAATACGACGGACTTTGCTTCCACGGTTTTCAAACTCAAAAAGACCTGCCCAGCATTCAGGAAAATCTTGAAAAGGCCGCAAAAGTTCTCCTCAAGGAAGAAATCGCGATTACGGGAGCCGGCAGAACGGATACGGGAGTTCATGCTCGGGGAATGGTAGTGAATTTCAAGACGATCAAAATCGTACAGAATTTCGGCAAGTTCCTTTTGAGTATGAACGCGATCACAGACTCGGGGCTTTCCATTCTGGGCATGACGGAAGTGGACGAAGATTTCGATTCCCGCTTTTCCTGTAACTCGAGAGAATACGAATATCTGATTCTCAATACGAAATATCCCAGACCTACTTGGAAAAACCGAGCTTTCTGGTACCAACATAAGATTGACGTCCCACGCTTGAAAGCCGAACTTGAACTACTAAAAGGAGAACACGATTTTCGTAGTTTGGCCAAGGCCGCTTCCATGAAAGATCGCTCCACAATTCGGACAATTTTAGATGCAAGACTGGAACGAAGCCCCGAATGGGAAGGTCTCCTAAAAATAAAGATCCGGGCGAACGGCTTTCTTCATAATATGATTCGGATTCTTACAGGTACTCTTCTGGAAATCGCAAACGGCAAACGAAAAGCTACAAACATTTTGGATATTCTCTCCTCCAAAGACAGAACGATTGCGGGTATCACTCTTCCTCCCTACGGACTTTATTTCCTAAGAGCGTATTACGATTCCAATCCTGAAATTGATTTTATGTATTCCCGTCGGGATTTTCAAAATTAA
- a CDS encoding LIC11270 family surface protein — MKRFYFSFLLILSVFLMFFCKVGDWHGKGSKYPVISTLFNQRMLLLVKGTYATDNPIGFEAYSGGTGQLYQDTNGVEGSDPVFGLDGVPLAQNLPIFIDIGEIRMSTKYQEGTFDLSLIKNVKDTKKFWDEVAPNRQVFCTIPYTTNSNSCRLNDGEIKAIQFFNGEGVAYPSNDPTSATDWGAFGNGPVQFYYTGLYLRSLVTAWATEPGLTFSNLTLFDNYRVPGINIVPRLSYKPGADSTTKTMYPPLVFPILYKVENGDQDMLVYPGFDPYILEVRMNLKENLMIHSYVSSIGGVRTLVGISDWKPDSDHKGESDMGGNLLIRSRIIRPEIASSLTVLGGTASTTHYYGVYRLSETDISTRLPLIASPVQGASTKMKYIHPGEYRLLCIGDLARVDGYPETVVRETVFTVPENAPRSEVQVNLSCP; from the coding sequence ATGAAACGATTCTATTTCTCATTCCTTCTCATACTTTCCGTTTTTTTAATGTTTTTTTGTAAAGTCGGCGACTGGCACGGAAAAGGTTCCAAATATCCGGTAATCAGCACTCTCTTCAACCAAAGAATGTTACTGCTCGTTAAAGGAACTTACGCCACCGATAACCCGATCGGATTCGAAGCCTATTCCGGCGGAACCGGACAACTCTACCAAGATACAAACGGAGTAGAAGGCTCCGATCCCGTCTTCGGTTTAGACGGAGTTCCCTTAGCCCAAAACCTACCGATCTTTATAGACATCGGAGAAATCCGCATGTCGACGAAATATCAAGAAGGTACTTTCGATCTGAGTCTGATTAAAAACGTAAAAGACACAAAGAAATTTTGGGACGAAGTCGCTCCGAACCGACAGGTTTTTTGCACGATTCCATACACTACCAATTCGAATTCCTGTCGTTTAAACGACGGAGAAATCAAAGCGATTCAATTTTTCAATGGAGAGGGAGTTGCCTACCCGTCCAATGATCCAACCTCCGCTACAGACTGGGGCGCATTTGGAAACGGTCCGGTTCAATTCTATTATACCGGTTTGTATCTGAGATCTTTGGTGACCGCTTGGGCGACAGAACCCGGACTTACGTTTTCCAACCTCACTCTATTCGACAACTACAGAGTTCCCGGAATCAATATCGTTCCTAGATTGAGTTACAAACCGGGAGCTGATTCCACAACGAAAACGATGTATCCGCCTCTGGTGTTTCCGATACTCTACAAAGTGGAGAATGGAGACCAGGATATGCTTGTGTATCCCGGTTTCGACCCTTATATCCTAGAAGTAAGAATGAATCTGAAAGAAAACCTGATGATACATTCTTACGTTTCGAGCATAGGGGGTGTAAGAACCTTAGTGGGTATCAGTGATTGGAAACCCGACAGCGATCATAAGGGAGAATCGGATATGGGAGGCAACCTTCTGATTCGTTCGCGCATTATTCGCCCTGAAATCGCCTCCAGCTTGACGGTGTTAGGCGGAACAGCTTCCACAACCCACTACTACGGGGTATATCGTCTTTCCGAAACGGACATTAGTACAAGGCTCCCCCTGATCGCTTCTCCCGTCCAAGGCGCCTCTACAAAGATGAAGTACATTCATCCCGGAGAATATAGACTTCTTTGTATTGGAGATCTTGCGAGGGTGGACGGCTATCCTGAAACCGTGGTGAGAGAAACCGTCTTTACAGTCCCGGAAAACGCGCCTCGTTCCGAAGTTCAGGTCAACCTGAGTTGTCCGTAA
- a CDS encoding LA_2478/LA_2722/LA_4182 family protein encodes MGGIFKGILGLILTGFLMVRCEKKSPSPSVSAETYKRVAEAYCSQMSRCKEPYLFSLEGKLRKDAALTYPDNAQCYSDFNYDYDKSEPIVLKKLSDSLKLEAELCIKSVERADCGSIVTYQIPECVEYNTFLETISTSSTK; translated from the coding sequence ATGGGCGGCATTTTTAAGGGAATATTGGGATTGATTCTTACGGGATTCCTTATGGTTCGGTGCGAAAAAAAAAGCCCTTCTCCGTCCGTTTCCGCAGAAACGTACAAAAGAGTCGCCGAAGCGTATTGCTCTCAGATGAGCCGTTGTAAAGAACCCTATCTTTTTTCTCTTGAAGGAAAACTCAGAAAGGACGCCGCTTTAACTTACCCTGATAATGCGCAATGTTACAGCGACTTTAATTACGATTACGATAAGTCCGAACCGATCGTTTTGAAAAAACTCAGCGATAGTTTGAAGTTAGAAGCGGAGCTTTGTATTAAAAGTGTGGAACGTGCGGATTGCGGTTCTATCGTAACCTATCAAATACCAGAATGTGTGGAGTACAACACTTTCCTAGAGACGATCTCCACTTCTTCTACAAAGTAA
- a CDS encoding NAD(P)H-dependent flavin oxidoreductase: MLSFWEEKSSLLKTTMIPRVFRMKLNTKITEMLGIDLPIIGAPMFLVSYPDLVVAVSEAGGIGCFPSLNYRSPEQLKEGLQEIRSRTKKPIGVNLILHKSHNPNWSKQLEVILDAKVELLITSLGSPRTVVNEAKSIGSKVFCDVTTLKHANIVAKAGADALIAVAQGAGGHAGNISPFSLYPYLKKETGLPLIAAGAISSGAQMLAAFALDADAVYVGTRLIATPEAMASEDYKRMLIESGPEEIVYTEKISGIPANWLKKSVERAGDLSHSGQSQNLDQEYKRWRDIWSAGHGVAQIEGLIPAKELILGMVKEYQDILNRLPR; encoded by the coding sequence ATGCTTTCCTTTTGGGAAGAAAAATCCTCCTTGCTCAAAACGACAATGATTCCAAGAGTTTTCAGAATGAAATTGAACACTAAAATAACGGAGATGCTCGGAATCGATTTACCAATTATCGGAGCGCCTATGTTTTTAGTCTCGTATCCGGATTTGGTCGTGGCGGTATCCGAAGCAGGTGGGATCGGTTGTTTTCCTTCTCTCAATTATCGTTCTCCGGAACAACTGAAAGAAGGCCTTCAGGAAATCCGTTCTAGAACGAAAAAACCGATCGGCGTAAACTTGATTCTCCATAAGTCGCATAATCCGAATTGGTCCAAACAATTGGAAGTGATCTTGGACGCAAAGGTGGAACTTTTGATCACAAGTTTAGGAAGTCCGCGTACGGTAGTCAACGAAGCCAAAAGCATAGGTTCGAAAGTATTCTGCGATGTGACTACGCTCAAACATGCCAATATTGTTGCGAAGGCGGGGGCCGATGCGTTGATTGCAGTTGCGCAAGGGGCCGGCGGTCACGCCGGAAATATTTCTCCTTTCAGTCTTTACCCTTATCTCAAAAAAGAAACCGGCCTTCCTCTGATTGCGGCAGGCGCCATTTCAAGCGGGGCTCAGATGCTCGCCGCTTTTGCGTTAGACGCCGACGCTGTTTATGTGGGGACGAGATTGATTGCCACTCCGGAAGCGATGGCCTCCGAAGATTACAAGCGAATGCTCATCGAATCCGGCCCGGAAGAGATCGTGTATACCGAAAAAATTTCCGGAATTCCGGCCAACTGGCTCAAGAAATCCGTGGAGAGGGCGGGCGATCTTTCGCATAGCGGACAGTCTCAAAATTTGGATCAGGAATACAAACGTTGGAGGGATATTTGGTCCGCTGGACACGGAGTCGCTCAGATCGAAGGTTTAATTCCCGCCAAGGAATTGATTTTGGGAATGGTAAAAGAATATCAAGATATTCTAAATCGATTGCCTCGCTGA
- a CDS encoding putative quinol monooxygenase produces the protein MIVIVSSYKVLDEKIEEFKKISYDMAKESLDTEEGILRLDVLQGDGDPGRFLFMEVYENEAARKKHLETPQFISWRRAVPEWFSQGSTSIQYLPVHTDLPC, from the coding sequence ATGATCGTGATCGTATCCTCTTATAAAGTTTTAGACGAAAAGATTGAAGAGTTCAAAAAAATCAGTTATGATATGGCAAAAGAATCTCTCGATACGGAAGAGGGAATTCTTAGGCTCGACGTACTCCAGGGCGACGGAGATCCGGGGAGATTCTTATTTATGGAAGTATATGAGAACGAGGCGGCGAGAAAGAAACATCTCGAGACTCCTCAGTTTATCTCTTGGAGAAGGGCTGTTCCGGAATGGTTCAGTCAGGGAAGCACTTCAATTCAATATCTTCCCGTTCATACCGATCTTCCTTGCTAA
- a CDS encoding adenylate/guanylate cyclase domain-containing protein translates to MFQNYLLRFLDPKLEKEFRSFLREHVAVFVRIGAISAVIGYVAVFLLFYDILLIRDHRVLWILEGSVTFGLGLFLSTLKRFRSTMVPLSIIVNTIAGLVAVYVGFAFIRNQHAILLTILIIISYYAFLVLRIRTLLAFVGTSTYLAAYQYVLLMDESLDSQNKVIYSFLIWFSEFFAVIAGYTLELTTRKLFLQAKTIDTQTKDLEKEKEKSDLLLRNIFPDEIANRLKNENSQISEYFSECSILFADIVGFTLLAARKTPKELAGLLDRFFSRLDELAERRGVEKIKTIGDAYMVASGIPIPCENHIQRIANLALDILEEVNTNEEFVREDLNIRIGIHSGPVVAGVIGRKKFIYDLWGDAVNLASRMESHGVPGKIHVTEEFYLAASPLFQLEKRGEVDIKGKGIVSTYFLMGELISKEDRYEREDIELKCFPD, encoded by the coding sequence ATGTTTCAGAACTATCTTCTTCGATTTTTAGATCCTAAGTTGGAAAAGGAATTTAGATCCTTTCTCAGAGAGCATGTCGCAGTATTCGTCAGAATCGGAGCGATATCGGCGGTGATCGGATACGTTGCTGTCTTTCTACTTTTTTACGATATTCTTCTCATTCGGGATCATCGGGTTCTTTGGATCTTGGAAGGAAGTGTGACTTTCGGGCTAGGACTTTTCCTTTCTACTTTGAAAAGATTCCGATCGACTATGGTTCCTCTTTCCATCATAGTCAATACGATTGCAGGTTTAGTCGCGGTTTACGTAGGTTTTGCCTTCATTCGGAATCAACATGCGATCTTACTCACCATTCTGATCATCATCTCGTATTATGCGTTTTTGGTTCTGAGAATCCGAACTTTGCTCGCGTTCGTCGGGACTTCTACCTATCTGGCCGCGTATCAATATGTACTTCTTATGGACGAAAGTTTGGATTCCCAGAACAAAGTAATTTACAGTTTTCTAATATGGTTTTCCGAGTTTTTCGCGGTTATTGCGGGTTATACTTTGGAGTTGACTACGCGCAAATTGTTTTTGCAGGCAAAAACAATCGACACACAGACAAAAGATTTGGAAAAAGAGAAGGAAAAATCGGATCTTCTTTTGCGAAACATTTTTCCCGACGAGATTGCAAATCGATTGAAGAACGAAAATTCCCAAATCTCCGAATACTTTTCCGAATGTTCTATTCTATTTGCGGATATCGTTGGTTTTACCCTTCTTGCGGCCCGTAAAACACCGAAAGAACTGGCGGGACTACTGGACCGATTTTTTTCGAGACTCGACGAACTTGCGGAGCGCAGAGGGGTGGAAAAGATCAAAACGATCGGAGACGCGTATATGGTCGCGTCCGGAATTCCGATTCCCTGCGAGAATCATATTCAAAGAATTGCGAATCTCGCCTTAGATATATTAGAAGAAGTGAATACGAATGAGGAATTTGTCCGAGAGGATTTAAACATTCGAATCGGAATCCATTCCGGGCCGGTCGTCGCCGGAGTGATTGGAAGAAAAAAATTCATTTACGATCTTTGGGGAGATGCGGTCAATCTTGCCTCTCGTATGGAATCCCACGGTGTTCCTGGAAAGATTCACGTAACGGAGGAATTCTATCTTGCCGCTTCTCCTCTCTTTCAATTGGAAAAAAGAGGGGAGGTGGACATCAAGGGAAAGGGAATCGTATCGACTTATTTCTTGATGGGCGAATTGATTAGCAAGGAAGATCGGTATGAACGGGAAGATATTGAATTGAAGTGCTTCCCTGACTGA
- a CDS encoding Rrf2 family transcriptional regulator: MTSRFTVAIHILSLLSLGEGKTKTSEELAESVNTNPVVIRKILSLLKNRGIVRNQMGPNGGYVLAKTPSAINLKEIYEAIDEKIFQMHSKSPNKKCICGHAIQPILSKVYEKAQRVLEDELSSTNLDLIAREILSFSKK, encoded by the coding sequence ATGACAAGTCGATTTACAGTCGCTATCCATATTCTTTCCCTTCTTTCTCTCGGAGAAGGTAAAACGAAAACTTCCGAAGAACTTGCGGAAAGCGTAAATACGAATCCAGTTGTGATCCGTAAAATTTTATCTCTTCTTAAAAACCGGGGAATCGTGCGTAATCAAATGGGACCGAACGGAGGCTACGTTCTTGCAAAAACTCCTTCTGCCATTAACTTGAAGGAAATCTACGAAGCCATAGACGAAAAGATTTTCCAGATGCACTCTAAATCCCCGAATAAGAAATGTATCTGCGGCCACGCGATCCAACCGATTCTTTCCAAGGTTTATGAAAAAGCCCAGAGAGTTCTGGAAGATGAACTTAGTTCCACAAATCTGGATTTGATTGCTCGAGAAATTCTCAGCTTTTCCAAAAAATAA
- a CDS encoding iron chaperone, with protein MDLKKINFKDVDDYISRFPENIQKILEELRFVIRKSAPEAEEKISYQIPAFVFHGNLVYFAAYKKHIGFYPTSSGIRAFQSELMKYKTSKGAVQFPINQPLPLKLIAKIVKYRVKENKEKRNEKL; from the coding sequence ATGGATTTAAAAAAAATAAATTTTAAAGATGTAGACGATTACATCAGTCGTTTTCCCGAAAATATACAGAAAATTTTAGAAGAATTGCGATTCGTTATTAGAAAATCGGCACCTGAAGCTGAAGAGAAAATCAGCTATCAAATACCAGCGTTTGTGTTTCACGGTAATTTAGTCTATTTTGCCGCGTACAAAAAACATATCGGATTTTACCCGACTTCAAGCGGGATCCGAGCGTTTCAATCCGAATTAATGAAATACAAAACATCGAAAGGCGCAGTACAGTTTCCGATCAATCAACCTTTGCCTCTCAAATTGATTGCAAAAATCGTAAAATACCGGGTAAAAGAAAATAAGGAAAAAAGGAATGAAAAGTTATAA
- a CDS encoding MepB family protein, whose translation MKNKIQNIAALPAILQDIKDYVFDLCNIRIVNLQMENESSEYGASAFDIGNLKITFRLAKITPTKIGQFVTLWKRNSKGHIQPFDVHDLTDYVIIGVKDKNLSGQFIFPKQILCDRGIISDKKREGKRGFRVYPLWDFPTNKQAQRTQKWQLDYFFENSKAKPVDIVRVRNLLNIRN comes from the coding sequence ATGAAAAATAAGATTCAAAATATTGCTGCATTGCCTGCGATTTTACAGGATATTAAAGATTATGTTTTCGATTTATGTAATATACGAATCGTAAATCTTCAAATGGAAAATGAAAGTTCGGAATATGGGGCTTCCGCCTTTGATATTGGGAATTTAAAGATTACTTTCCGACTGGCGAAAATAACTCCTACTAAAATTGGTCAGTTTGTCACACTATGGAAACGAAATAGTAAAGGACATATTCAACCTTTTGATGTTCATGATTTAACGGATTACGTTATTATTGGGGTGAAAGATAAAAATCTTTCCGGTCAGTTTATTTTTCCAAAGCAAATTTTATGCGATAGGGGTATAATCTCTGATAAAAAAAGAGAAGGTAAGAGAGGTTTTAGAGTTTATCCTTTATGGGATTTTCCAACTAATAAACAGGCACAACGAACTCAGAAATGGCAATTGGATTATTTCTTTGAAAACTCTAAAGCGAAACCAGTAGATATTGTTCGTGTGAGAAACCTTCTAAATATTAGAAATTAG
- a CDS encoding DUF445 family protein has translation MSFLSDSRKAPFRKRKFFSNSLLIGFSIAILFVLFFGDSETSIVKVVLSALEGGLIGGLCDWFAVWKTYKAIEEDSSKLSSEIGNWVADDLLHHEVIRSRIKMVLEDPSTRDEVHEVLLETFGDEEKTNEVLNRLFSKVEEEIVQYVVHYQFSGTDVEILKELNRQKEIIDTIKLLIGESMIKVADTEEFKSLLKEILGKMHLVAQVVLNLVVDFPKKLKEYGNHVKQGLIIESKDEKTIEKLVNLMAASAETYISSWNELHLDQREKAVRSLMGFLKDQASRLLGTLVQKHLQEIGEIKTLQEYVPLRSIFEFVEKRIDEGVSGYIGKQITSRLQSLDPKDLRKNLEWKTRNVLETIRINGSILGFFLGSVTGLVKLFFWN, from the coding sequence ATGTCTTTTCTGTCCGATTCACGAAAAGCTCCTTTCAGAAAAAGGAAATTTTTTTCCAATTCTCTTCTAATCGGATTTTCGATAGCCATACTTTTCGTTTTGTTTTTTGGAGATTCGGAAACTTCGATCGTAAAAGTTGTTCTTTCTGCTTTGGAAGGAGGTTTAATCGGAGGACTCTGTGATTGGTTTGCCGTATGGAAGACCTACAAAGCGATCGAAGAAGACAGCTCCAAATTATCCTCCGAAATCGGAAACTGGGTGGCAGACGATCTTTTACATCATGAAGTAATTCGTTCCAGGATAAAAATGGTTTTGGAAGATCCTTCAACTCGAGACGAGGTTCATGAGGTTTTACTGGAGACTTTCGGAGACGAAGAAAAAACGAACGAGGTGTTAAACCGACTTTTTTCTAAAGTGGAGGAGGAAATCGTTCAATACGTCGTTCATTATCAGTTTTCCGGGACCGATGTCGAAATATTGAAGGAATTAAACCGACAAAAGGAGATCATAGACACGATCAAACTTCTGATCGGAGAATCCATGATCAAAGTCGCCGATACCGAGGAATTCAAATCCCTTCTTAAAGAAATATTAGGTAAAATGCATTTGGTGGCTCAGGTCGTTTTAAATTTAGTCGTCGATTTCCCGAAAAAGTTGAAAGAATATGGAAATCACGTCAAACAAGGATTGATAATAGAATCCAAAGACGAAAAAACCATTGAAAAATTGGTCAATCTTATGGCCGCTTCCGCGGAAACATATATCTCGTCTTGGAACGAATTGCATCTGGATCAGAGAGAGAAGGCGGTAAGATCCTTGATGGGATTTTTGAAGGACCAGGCTAGTCGACTTTTGGGAACTCTCGTCCAAAAACATCTTCAAGAAATCGGAGAGATTAAAACATTACAGGAATACGTTCCTCTCCGTTCCATTTTTGAATTTGTAGAAAAGCGTATAGATGAGGGAGTTTCCGGTTATATCGGAAAACAGATCACCAGCAGACTGCAAAGTTTGGATCCTAAGGATCTGAGAAAGAATTTGGAATGGAAAACCCGGAATGTCTTAGAAACGATTCGTATTAATGGAAGCATTTTGGGATTCTTTTTAGGAAGTGTCACCGGTCTCGTAAAACTCTTTTTTTGGAATTGA